tatcagttacatttgtcaatgtgtgcaatttggaatagctcggcacggattaaaatcgtaatttctatgaacgtaacatatctatagttctgtaaTATCATTGACCTACATTAACAAATGCAACAATTTCAGCAAATTTCATTTGCCTACAAGTTCATTGTGTTTGGTTTCATAAATATTCTTGGCCTGATTATGAAACTCTTCACACATGGCAGTAATTTGTTTAGTAACACTGAACACTAGATCTTCAGAAACTCCAGTTTGCTTTTTGgcttttttaatgaaatcattTTGGACATCTTTGAGAGCATCCCTGCACTTTATATACAAAGCCTTAGCGTTTTTTGCTAAAGCTTCTCTATGCTCTTTTGTCACTTTGGGGACAGGAACATAAAGTGTGGTACCATCCTGTTGGGGATTCAAGTTTAATCCAGAAGTAGAAATGGCTTTTAGAGCATCAGGAATAGCTTGAGGAAATGAAGCAAAGTTTATCACTATAGTTTTGGGGTTTTTGCGGACTATCTGAGCCAATTCTTGTAATTCGTAATCTTTGCCTTGAAATTTCACTGGCAACGAGTCGATAGAGCCGGTCGTAGAGCGTAAGGATAGATTTTTTGCGAAATCCTCCTTCATTTTATCAATAACTGCATTAcatctttcttttattttatccacGGCCACAAGCTCCGACATTTGAGCAGGATCTACTTGTATTTTGGCACCTTTTCCTTTCTTATCTTTTCCTTTGTCTTTACCTTTAGCATAGTTTCTAATTATAGTAAAATTTGTAGAATTGCTGCAGACTAAAGTTTCAATTTTTATGGCACTaccgcacagtagtttgattttaaaaaaaggtggacttacgatcgaaagtcataatttcaccgaaacaaaaattgttttggatagcattttgaattctgatcaacatttgtcattatgcatttttcgataaaacgagcctttcatgcttaaaaaaaatatgacaagaaaatttgtatggagaaaaatctcttttattttttttctggctactgttgcaaactgtagcggtcaaaccttatgtagtcgtaagtacctatggtgcctaacattactacataaatactttttgcgggcacgcgcggccaagcgagtaatggacatgcaaaatttgaaatatttttatttattcattattgattttaatgcacttaaagcaattattaatagataaatatacttaatgtaacttactacagccccctattacctcatttcacgctaaaacctttcaaactagaacctaagtttgtaggtactaggtagtctaagttgtttttattgtcattataatattcactactggtctactggttatcgtgtaagatagattaggtagatatcaaccctttacctagATATATACCTTcatcttggcacttataataccgacatacatgattaaaaaagtcttccagcaagaacccttgacttcaatggttatgaaagattttttaactttctagagtagtcctgaatagatccttaaatcattttgactgtcataatcgattacagtaggtagtgggttcagtaagggttgcaacccatatagtaaacaatacatttttatggctctccattcagttagtcaaataattccatcataaatggaaata
This genomic stretch from Ostrinia nubilalis chromosome 14, ilOstNubi1.1, whole genome shotgun sequence harbors:
- the LOC135078258 gene encoding ribosome-recycling factor, mitochondrial — its product is MCVFPPFFKIKLLCGSAIKIETLVCSNSTNFTIIRNYAKGKDKGKDKKGKGAKIQVDPAQMSELVAVDKIKERCNAVIDKMKEDFAKNLSLRSTTGSIDSLPVKFQGKDYELQELAQIVRKNPKTIVINFASFPQAIPDALKAISTSGLNLNPQQDGTTLYVPVPKVTKEHREALAKNAKALYIKCRDALKDVQNDFIKKAKKQTGVSEDLVFSVTKQITAMCEEFHNQAKNIYETKHNELVGK